The Thermosynechococcus sp. HN-54 DNA segment ACCGCCTGCGATCGTTCCTGCCCCTGCTGCTGAATTACACCCCCAAGTTCCTGAATCCCCATCGGTGCCACCGTTACGCCCAGTGAGGCCTTCCCAAGCTGACTGGCTCCAAAACTGGGAACTGTGGCTCAACCGTCTTGGCATTGGCCTACTACTGCTGGGCATTGGCTTCCTCTTTCGCTACGCCGTTGAATTGGGCTGGATTACCGATGGGGTGCTTGTGGCCATGGGCTTTCTCATGGGCACAGTGTTGCTTGGTCTGGGCTGGCGGTTGCAGCGGCGAGCCATCTTTAGCCAGTTTTTGCAGGGGGGTGGCCTCGCAACCTATTACCTGACGATCTTTGCTGCCTATCAGTTTTTGACCATCCTGCCTTGGGGTGTGGCCTTCCCATTGATGGTGGTGGTGACCCTAGGGGCATTTTTCATCTCCTTGCGCCAAAATCGAGCCATCTTTGCGGTGATTGGTGTGGTTGGTGGCCTAGCAACCCCCTTGCTGCTTTACAACGCAACCCTCAATCGCCCTTTGGCATTGGCCAGCTATACCGTTCTCATCATTTTGGGGAGTTGGGCGATTTATGGGGTGAAGGGATGGCGATCGCTCTTGTGGTCAGCCTTTTGGTTGGGATGGCTGATGTTGATGGTGGCTGTTATGGGTCACCTTGGGGGTAGAGGTCTAGCGTTGCAGAGCATTCTTGGTGTCACGTGGCTGGGCTTTACCATCCTGCCGCCTTGGTACCAGTGGCGCGATCGCGTTCAACCTGCCCCAAACCAGCCCCACGGTCAGGCGATCGCCCTCTTTAATCCGCTCATTGCTCTAAGCTTAAGTGCTGTCCTCTGGGATTGGTCCACAACGGTAACGGGGCGCGTGTTTATTGTTTTTGGGGTGCTCTACCTCGGAACCAGTCTGCTCTGGCGACCCCTGACGCAATCTTGGCGCTGGGTCTATAGTTTGACGGGACTTTTGCTAATTGCCCTTGGCATTGTTGTTCGTGACTACAGCAATCGCTTTATCCTCGCACCCCTGGCGATCGAGGGACTGATTTTGCATTATCTGAGCCAACACTATTCCTCGCGAACCCTGCGGGCTATCGCCCATCTTTGGTGGGGACTACTGACCCTTGGCTTTGTTCGCCAACTGCTGTTCACCGCCGCCGATCGCCCCCCGCTGTTGAATCTGGCTTTTTTCACCCATTTGGTGGTGCTTGCAGCCGCAGCAGTCAGTATCCGTTTTTTGCCCCCACCCACCCGCCCGGTGTACTGGACTTTGGGCTATGGGGTAACGATGATTTGGATGCAGCACGAACTAGCGCCCTTTGGCACCGGGGCAGCCACCCTTGGCTGGGGACTCTTTGGCGTCGGACTGCTAATCTACGGGTTGCGACGGGACACCTCAGCAGTGCGTACTGTGGCTTTAATCACACTGATCATTACTTTGGTGCGGCTTTTCTTTGTTGATCTCATCAATCTTGCGCCGGTGTGGCGAGTACTCCTATTTATGGGGTTTGGTTTGATTTTTTTGCTGCTGAGCTATTTTTTCCGCGCCCTGTGGCGGCGATCGCCCGCAGAATCCTCTAGGATCAGGGGAGAAACCCCAACTAGCGACTCTGAAGAATAGCCATGACCAGCATTGCTGATCTGCGCCGTGATTATCGCCGTCAACGTCTCCTTGAAAGCGAGGCCGCAGAAGATCCAATCCAGCAGTTTCGCATTTGGTTTAGCGAAGCCGTTGCAGCAGAACTACCGGAACCCAATGCCATGATACTGGCTACCCTTGGCCTCGATGGCATGCCTGCTGCGCGACTGGTCTTGCTCAAAGAGTTGGACGATCGCGGGTTTGTCTTTTTTACGAACTATCGCAGTCGCAAAGGTCAAGAGTTGG contains these protein-coding regions:
- a CDS encoding DUF2339 domain-containing protein, with product MEDRDDLRRRLEHLEAAVAALQRSLEILQTATLREDLSSSRVPEPSTQSTPPEEPPAIVPAPAAELHPQVPESPSVPPLRPVRPSQADWLQNWELWLNRLGIGLLLLGIGFLFRYAVELGWITDGVLVAMGFLMGTVLLGLGWRLQRRAIFSQFLQGGGLATYYLTIFAAYQFLTILPWGVAFPLMVVVTLGAFFISLRQNRAIFAVIGVVGGLATPLLLYNATLNRPLALASYTVLIILGSWAIYGVKGWRSLLWSAFWLGWLMLMVAVMGHLGGRGLALQSILGVTWLGFTILPPWYQWRDRVQPAPNQPHGQAIALFNPLIALSLSAVLWDWSTTVTGRVFIVFGVLYLGTSLLWRPLTQSWRWVYSLTGLLLIALGIVVRDYSNRFILAPLAIEGLILHYLSQHYSSRTLRAIAHLWWGLLTLGFVRQLLFTAADRPPLLNLAFFTHLVVLAAAAVSIRFLPPPTRPVYWTLGYGVTMIWMQHELAPFGTGAATLGWGLFGVGLLIYGLRRDTSAVRTVALITLIITLVRLFFVDLINLAPVWRVLLFMGFGLIFLLLSYFFRALWRRSPAESSRIRGETPTSDSEE